CGGCGGCGTTGCGACGCTCGTAGGTGATGTCCTCAAACTGCGGTGCGTTCATCTCAGGTCGTTCCTCTTCTTCTGGGTTCTTCAGGGCTGTCGGTTACAGGTCACTGCTGGTCGGCGGGCGGCTGCGGGCCTGCGAGCAGGTCCGCGTAGGTGTCGTGGTACTCCGGCAGCAGGGCGCCGTACAGGGCGATGGAGAGCTGGGTGGACACGAAGTCCTCGAAGCTCATGCGCTCGGAGAAGTACCAGTACTTCAGTGCCCATGAGTGGGCGATGATGAGCAGGTCGTAGGAGAAGACACGGGCGTTCATGGGGCGGAACAGGCCCGCCTCGATCGCTCCCTGGGTGGCCTGCAGCATCGGCTGGCCGGTCTGCATCTCCAGGCTCTTGATCAGGTCCTGGCTCTCACGGTCCAACGAGGCGGTTTCCCGGTAGGTCAGGAGGGTGGCTCGGCGGTTGTCGCGGATCACCTCGGCGTAGGCGGTGAAGGCGGCGGCCACCTTGCGGACGGGGTCCTCCACGGGCTCAATCGCCCGGGGAATGTTGTAGGCCATCTCATCGAGGACTCCGATGATGACGGCCCGGACGAGGGCCTCCTTGCTGTCGTAGTAGCGGTAGATCAGGCCGACGGAGACTCCGGCCTCATCGGCGATGGCCTTCATGGACACCTGGTGGGAACCGGTCTGCTGCATCAGCCGCGCTGCGGCATCGAGCAGCTGACGGGTGCGCACGTCCTGGCGGGCGTTGCGCGCCTCCGTGTCGGCGTCCTGGCGGGACGCCGTTCCTGGTGCGGTCGTGGTGGCCATGAGGTGCCTTTCAAGCGGGGTTAAAGGGGAGGGGTTCGAAACTGCGTGAATAGTGATTCAGAGTGAGTGAACGTTCATTCACTGATTGCGACTGTAGCCCCGCCCCGATGTGTTTGCAATCACTTTCGCCAAAATTCTTTAATCTGCGTCACATTTGCACGATCGCCCACTTTGCAGCACACTTGCCGCAGGGTTCCCTCGAAACTGCACGACTCTCCCAGGAGCAACCATGAACAGCACCCACCAGCCGCAGGACATCGTCATCGTCGGCGCAGCACGCACCCCCTTCGGACGTCTTCTCGGCGGCCTGTCCCCCCTGGCCGCCACCGAACTCGGGGCCACCGCCATCCGCGGGGCACTCGACCAGGCGAGTATCGATCCCGAGCTTGTCGACGCCGTCCTCATGGGCCAGGTCCTCCAGGCCGGCGCCGGACAGAACCCCGCCAAGCAGGCCGCCCGCAAGGCCGGCCTGCCCGAGCGGGCACACGCGACGACCCTCAACAAGGTCTGCCTCTCCGGGCTCAGCGCGATCATCGACGCCGCCCGGCTGCTGCGCTCGGGCGAAGCGGACGTCGTGGTCGCAGGAGGCATGGAGTCCATGTCGAACTCCCCGCATCTGCTGCCCGGCAGCCGCCGGGGCCACAAGTTCGGCCCTGCCTCCCTGGTCGACCACATGGCGCTCGACGGGCTCACCGACGCAGAGCTCGGCGTCTCCATGGGCACGATGACCGAGGGTTACGCCGACCAGCACCCCGCCAGCCGCGCGGAACAGGACCGTTTCTCCGCCACCTCACACGCGAAAGCGGCCGCAGCCTGGGAGAACGGGACCATGGCTGCCGAGGTGGTGCCCGTCGTGATCTCCGGCCGCAAGGGCGAGACGACGATCGAGCAGGATGAGGGCATCCGCCCCGACTCCACCGAGGAGAGCCTGGGCACGCTTCGCCCGGCCTTCGAGAAGGAGGGCACCATCACCGCGGGCAACTCCTCCCCCATCTCCGACGGCGCCGCCGCCACCGTGCTGACCACCCGGGCGCTCGCGGAGGAGAAGGGCTGGCCGGTGCTCGCCACCGTCCGCGCAGTCGGCCAGGTGGCCGGCCCGGATTCCTCCCTGCAGGTCCAGCCGGCCAATGCCCTGGCACAGGCGCTGGAGCGCCAGGGCTGGGAGGCCCGGGATCTCGACGTCGTGGAGATCAACGAGGCCTTCGCCGCCGTCGGCGTGTGCTCGACCAATCAGCTCGGCATCGACCCTGCGGTGGTCAACCCGCACGGCGGCGCCATCGCGCTGGGCCACCCCATCGGCGCATCCGGCGCACGCCTGGTCACACACGTCGCCCACCTGCTCAGCCGGGGCGAAGCCCACCGGGCGGGTGTCGCCCTGTGCGGTGGCGGCGGCCAGGGCGAGGCACTGCTGCTGGAGAACTAGTCCGAGAGGTGCTCCCGCAGCGTCGCGCCGGCGTACTCCGTCCGGAACAGGCCCCGCTCCTGGAGGACGGGAATGACCAGGTCAACGAAGTCCTCGATACCCGCAGGCAGCGAGGGTGGCATGAGGTTGAACCCGTCTGCGCCACCGCCGTCGACCCAGCGCTGCATCTCGTCGGCGATCTGTTCCGGGGTGCCCACGAAGGTGGCGTGACCGCCGCCGGCGGCGAGGTAGCCGAGCAGCTCACGCACGGTCGGGTGCGTCGACTCGATGATGCGCAGGATCGTGGCGTAACGCCCGGCGGGGCCGGTGAACTCCGCCAGCGGCGGCAGTGCGGGAACCGGGGCATCCAGTTCCCAGCCGGAGGTGTCCTGGTCGATGAAATACGACAGCCCCTTCAGGGCGTCGGCCACAGGAAGCAGCGCATTGAGTGCGCGCTGCTTCTCCCGGGCCTCCTCCTCGGTGCGGGCGACGTAGGTGACCAGACCGGGCATGACCACGAGTTCATCAGGGTCCCGGCCTACCGCCTCGGCGCGACGACGCACGTCGAGACGGTACTCGCGGGCCATCTCCAGATCCCAGGCGACGGCGTAGACGCCTTCGGCATGTCTCGCCGCCAGGTTTCGGCCTGGATCCGAGGCCCCGGCCTGGAAGAGCACCGGACGCCCCTGGGGTGGCGCCGGGATGTTGAGCGGACCGGCGACCGCGAAGAAGTCCCCGGAGTGATCGAGCGTCGACAAGCGGGCGGAATCACCCCACCGCGTGGAAGCATCGTCGAGCACCGCCGCAGAGGGGAACGAGTCCCACAGGCGGTTGATCACGGAGATGAACTCCTCCGCGCGGGCATAACGCTCGGCGTGCGGCGGCAGCGCGGGCATACCGTGGTTACGCGCCTCGGAGTCATTCATCGAGGTCACCACGTTGATCCCGGCGCGGCCTCCCGAGATGTGGTCGAGGCTGGCCAGCATGCGCGCGGCGTGGAAGGGCGACCAGAAGGAGGCGGAGATGGTCGTCACCAGGCCGATGCGTTCGGTCGCGCGGGCCAGCGCCGTCAGGGTGGTCACCGGTTCCAGGAACCACAGCGGGCCGGACCCGACGCCGTCGAGGTCGGCGGACTGGCCGTCGGCAAGGAAGACGGCGTCGAGGCGGCCCCGCTCAGCCACCCGGGCGAGGTGCTCCCAGTAGGTGATGTCGCCGAGCCTGCCCGAGGATGAGTCAGGGGCCCGCCACGCGGAGGTGTGGTGACCTGCTGCGAAGGCGAAGAGATTGATGTGCACGGCTTCTAGTCCTTCACCAGTCCACCGTCGACGACCAGGTTCTGGCCGGTGACGGAACGTGCCCACGGGGAGGCGAAGAACAGGATCGCGTCGGCGAACTCGGCGGGCGTGGTCACCGACTGCAGCGGAGTGGAGGCCGCGATGAGGTCGAAGACCTCGTCCGGGGTGGCCGCACTGGCATCGGTGGTGCGCAGCAACCCGCCCGAGAGCATGTTCACCGTGACACCCCGCGGCCCCAGATCCGCGGCGAAGGTGCGCGTCAGGGAGAGCAGCGCGGCCTTCGCCGCGGTGTAGTCGTGGTACGGGACCACCGGGTACTGGAAGAGGTTGGTGCCGATCGTGATCACACGTCCCGAACCGAACTCATCGAAACCGGGCAGCGCGGCCTGGATGACGTTGAGGGCACCCTGGATCGCGCCGGCGAACTGATCCTGGAAACGCCCGTAGGTGATCTCCTCGGCCTTGGGGCGGGCATCGCCGTCGAAGGAGAAGTCCACCAGGGCGTTGTTGACCACGGTGGTGACGGGGGCGTCGAAAAACTCCCTGGCCTGCACGTACAGCGCATCGACCTGCGCACGGTCACGGACGTCCGCCCGGATGGCGACCGCCCGGCCGGGATACTCCCCGACGAGTGCCGCGGCCGCCTCCCCGCTGGAGAAGTAGTTGACGACGACCTTCGCGCCCTCGCGCAGGAACGCCTCAGATATTGCCCGGCCGAGGCCGCGGGCCCCGCCGGTGACGAGCACGATCTGCTCGGATATCGCTGGTGCAGTGGTGGTCATGTAGACGCCTTTCTCAAGGAAAGGGCGAAAGTATTTCCGGGTCCTTCAAGGAGTCCTTCAAGGACAGTGGACAATCCCTTCGCCAGCATTAACTGGATCAGGTTCGACGGGTATGTTCTCAGCTGCCAGCAGGCGGCACCCCGTGTCACGCGGCACCAACGCTAGCAGGGGGGCGACGCACGCCACCCCATCCGGTAACCTGGGTCACACATCGTCGAGACCTTATAGGAGTGACCATGGCCGCCCTCAACGACCCCCGCACCCTCCATCCGAAGATCGACCCGCCGAAACAGACCCAGCCCCACCCGGGCCTGGACGCCAAGCTCGACCCCCAGGCCGACCTGGGTCTGGAGACCTACCGGGGCAGCGGTCGCCTCCAGGGCAGGAAGGCGTTGATCACCGGCGGCGACTCCGGCATCGGCGCCGCCGTGGCCATCGCCTACGCCCGGGAGGGCGCGGACGTCGCCATCGCCTACCTCCCCGAGGAGGAGCCCGACGCGGAGAAGATCATCAGGGCCATCGAGGACGCCGGCCAGCAGGCCCTGGCACTTCCCGGGGACCTGCAGGAGCTGAAGCACTGCGAGGAGATCGTGGAGAAGACCGTCGAGACCTTCGGCGGCCTGGACATCCTGGTCAACAACGCCTCCCGCCAGATCTGGCACGACGGGATCAGGAACATCCCGGACGATGATTTCGACGCCACCATGAAGTCCAACATCTACAGCTCCTACCGGGTGACCAAGGCGGCCCTGCCACACCTCAAGCCCGGCTCCGCCATCATCTTCACCTCCTCGATCCAGGCGTACCAACCCTCCCCCCACCTGCTCGACTACGCCATGACCAAGGCGGCGATGAACAATCTCGCCAAGGGGCTGGCGGTGCAGCTCGCACCGGAGGGCATCCGGGTCAACGCCGTCGCCCCGGGCCCGGTGTGGACTCCCCTGCAGCCCAGCCACGGCCAGCCGCAGGACAAGATCGAGGGTTTCGGCCAGCACTCACCGCTCGGCCGCGCGGGACAGCCCGCCGAGCTGGCTGGCGCGTTCGTGTTCCTCGCCTCCGATGAAGCCTCCTACGTCATGGGCGAGACCCTCGGAGTCACCGGCGGCACGCCTACGCCCTAGCGGCCAGCTCCGCGAGCAGCTCCTCGGAACGCGCACGGCCCGCGAGGTCGCTCATGCCACCGGTGATGAGGATCTCCTGCGCGCCGGTGGCGCGGAGAAGCGGCCGGAGGCGGGCGGCGACCTGCGCGGGCGTGCCGTGGATGCCGGTGTCCAGCAACTCCCCGATCCGGCGGCGTTCCCGGGCGCTGAGCGTCGACTCGTCGAGCTCCGAAAGCGGCCGCAGGCTGTCGAAGGAGCCGGTGGAACGCGCCTTCGCCTGCGCCCACGCCTCGGGGATGAGCAGGTCGCGGGCAGCCTCCCCCGTGTCCGCGACGGCGACATTGCCGGAGAGGATGACGTGCGGGGCGCCGATGAGCCCGGGACGGAAGTTCTCCCGGTAGAGCCTGGCGGCGTCGACCTGGTTGGGGCCGCCGAGGATCACCCCGAGCCCGAGTTCGGCGGCCAGGAGCACCGAGCGGAAACCCGCGAGAAGGAACACGGGAGTGGCGCCCTCGTTGGCCGGGCGGGCGGTGACGGCGGCGTCGCCACGCAGATAGCTGATGAGTTCGCGCAGGTCAGCGGGGTATCTCTTCTTCAGTTCCGCCACATCCCCCTGGCGAAGCGCGGCGCGGACGGGAGCGGTGAAGCCGAGAGATGAGCCGATGCCGGCGTCGACACGCGCCGGGTACAGGGCCTCCAGTGTGGCGATCTGCTCGGCCACTATCAGCGGCTGGTGATCGGGCAGCATGATGCCCGCGGTGCCGATCCGGATCGAGTCGGTGGCGGCGCCCACGGCGGTGGCGAGCAGCGCAGGTTGCGAGCCCGGCAGGCCGGGCACTGCGTGGTGTTCCGCGAGGAGGAAGCGACGGAACCCCAGCGCCTGGGCCGAACGGGCGTGGTCGACCACACCCCGGAGCACCTCTGATTCGCTGATCCCGGCGATGGCGTGGGCACGGTCAAGAACGGAGAAGCGCATGACCCCACCATGCCAGGTGGTCACCAGCTGGAGGTGTCGTCCGCGTTACCCTTCCGCCAGGTCTCCCAGGGGATGTTCCAGTCGCCGAGGCCGTCGTAGCCGGACAGCACATCCCCGACGGTGTTGCGGACCTCGACCGGATCGCCACGCTTGACCACGTCCTGGAACCAGGCGGCGGCCTCGGTGGTGACGTTGATGCAGCCGTGCGAGACGTTCCGCCTGCCCTGATCGCCCACCGACCACGGGGCGGCGTGGACGTAGATGCCGGACCAGGACATCTGCGTCGCGTAGTCCACCTCGGTGCGGTAACCGCCCTGGTCATACGCCAGGCCGAAGGTCGTGGAGTCCATGACGAGGGACTCATGCCTGTCGCCGATGACGTAGGTGCCGTTCGGGGTCGCCCACTTGTCGGCGCCCAGCGAAACAGGGATGGTGCGCAGGGCCTCGCCGTTGCGGTAGACGGTCATGGACTTGGTGGCGTCGTCGACCACGGTGCGGACGTCCTCGCCGATGGTGAAGCTGGTCCCGTTGTCCTGGGAGCCGTACACTCCC
This sequence is a window from Corynebacterium comes. Protein-coding genes within it:
- a CDS encoding SDR family oxidoreductase gives rise to the protein MAALNDPRTLHPKIDPPKQTQPHPGLDAKLDPQADLGLETYRGSGRLQGRKALITGGDSGIGAAVAIAYAREGADVAIAYLPEEEPDAEKIIRAIEDAGQQALALPGDLQELKHCEEIVEKTVETFGGLDILVNNASRQIWHDGIRNIPDDDFDATMKSNIYSSYRVTKAALPHLKPGSAIIFTSSIQAYQPSPHLLDYAMTKAAMNNLAKGLAVQLAPEGIRVNAVAPGPVWTPLQPSHGQPQDKIEGFGQHSPLGRAGQPAELAGAFVFLASDEASYVMGETLGVTGGTPTP
- a CDS encoding LLM class flavin-dependent oxidoreductase produces the protein MHINLFAFAAGHHTSAWRAPDSSSGRLGDITYWEHLARVAERGRLDAVFLADGQSADLDGVGSGPLWFLEPVTTLTALARATERIGLVTTISASFWSPFHAARMLASLDHISGGRAGINVVTSMNDSEARNHGMPALPPHAERYARAEEFISVINRLWDSFPSAAVLDDASTRWGDSARLSTLDHSGDFFAVAGPLNIPAPPQGRPVLFQAGASDPGRNLAARHAEGVYAVAWDLEMAREYRLDVRRRAEAVGRDPDELVVMPGLVTYVARTEEEAREKQRALNALLPVADALKGLSYFIDQDTSGWELDAPVPALPPLAEFTGPAGRYATILRIIESTHPTVRELLGYLAAGGGHATFVGTPEQIADEMQRWVDGGGADGFNLMPPSLPAGIEDFVDLVIPVLQERGLFRTEYAGATLREHLSD
- a CDS encoding 3-oxoacyl-ACP reductase, translating into MTTTAPAISEQIVLVTGGARGLGRAISEAFLREGAKVVVNYFSSGEAAAALVGEYPGRAVAIRADVRDRAQVDALYVQAREFFDAPVTTVVNNALVDFSFDGDARPKAEEITYGRFQDQFAGAIQGALNVIQAALPGFDEFGSGRVITIGTNLFQYPVVPYHDYTAAKAALLSLTRTFAADLGPRGVTVNMLSGGLLRTTDASAATPDEVFDLIAASTPLQSVTTPAEFADAILFFASPWARSVTGQNLVVDGGLVKD
- a CDS encoding MsnO8 family LLM class oxidoreductase is translated as MRFSVLDRAHAIAGISESEVLRGVVDHARSAQALGFRRFLLAEHHAVPGLPGSQPALLATAVGAATDSIRIGTAGIMLPDHQPLIVAEQIATLEALYPARVDAGIGSSLGFTAPVRAALRQGDVAELKKRYPADLRELISYLRGDAAVTARPANEGATPVFLLAGFRSVLLAAELGLGVILGGPNQVDAARLYRENFRPGLIGAPHVILSGNVAVADTGEAARDLLIPEAWAQAKARSTGSFDSLRPLSELDESTLSARERRRIGELLDTGIHGTPAQVAARLRPLLRATGAQEILITGGMSDLAGRARSEELLAELAARA
- a CDS encoding acetyl-CoA C-acetyltransferase, coding for MNSTHQPQDIVIVGAARTPFGRLLGGLSPLAATELGATAIRGALDQASIDPELVDAVLMGQVLQAGAGQNPAKQAARKAGLPERAHATTLNKVCLSGLSAIIDAARLLRSGEADVVVAGGMESMSNSPHLLPGSRRGHKFGPASLVDHMALDGLTDAELGVSMGTMTEGYADQHPASRAEQDRFSATSHAKAAAAWENGTMAAEVVPVVISGRKGETTIEQDEGIRPDSTEESLGTLRPAFEKEGTITAGNSSPISDGAAATVLTTRALAEEKGWPVLATVRAVGQVAGPDSSLQVQPANALAQALERQGWEARDLDVVEINEAFAAVGVCSTNQLGIDPAVVNPHGGAIALGHPIGASGARLVTHVAHLLSRGEAHRAGVALCGGGGQGEALLLEN
- a CDS encoding TetR/AcrR family transcriptional regulator, whose product is MATTTAPGTASRQDADTEARNARQDVRTRQLLDAAARLMQQTGSHQVSMKAIADEAGVSVGLIYRYYDSKEALVRAVIIGVLDEMAYNIPRAIEPVEDPVRKVAAAFTAYAEVIRDNRRATLLTYRETASLDRESQDLIKSLEMQTGQPMLQATQGAIEAGLFRPMNARVFSYDLLIIAHSWALKYWYFSERMSFEDFVSTQLSIALYGALLPEYHDTYADLLAGPQPPADQQ